One Tenrec ecaudatus isolate mTenEca1 chromosome 12, mTenEca1.hap1, whole genome shotgun sequence DNA segment encodes these proteins:
- the LOC142423082 gene encoding small ribosomal subunit protein uS14-like: MGHQQLYWSHPRKFGQGSRSCRVCSNWHGLIRKYGLNMCRQCFRQYAKDIGFIKLD; this comes from the coding sequence ATGGGTCACCAGCAGCTCTACTGGAGCCACCCGCGAAAATTCGGCCAGGGTTCCCGTTCTTGCCGCGTGTGCTCAAACTGGCACGGTCTGATCCGGAAGTACGGCCTCAATATGTGCCGTCAGTGTTTCCGTCAGTACGCGAAGGACATCGGCTTCATCAAGCTGGACTAA